A genome region from Populus alba chromosome 3, ASM523922v2, whole genome shotgun sequence includes the following:
- the LOC118054659 gene encoding probable WRKY transcription factor 40: MDYSSWVDTSLDLNINPLRVKSEVPVDAERFGMARELKPAFMDFQTKPTAKEETGALVVEMNRVSEENRKLTEMLTVMCESYNALRSQLMDYMSKNGEKELLAPSKKRKSESSNNNDNNIAMNGHSESSSTDQESSKKPREEVIKDKISKAYVRTEAGDKSLIVKDGYQWRKYGQKVTRDNPCPRAYFKCSFAPSCPVKKKVQRSIDDQSVLVATYEGEHNHPYPSMEATSGSNRSLTRGPVPCIASLASSGPTVTLDLAKSKSSNDDSSSKPRADTPEVRKFLVEQMASSLTKDPNFTAALAAAISGRMLQQSHSEKW, translated from the exons ATGGATTATTCATCGTGGGTTGATACTTCTTTGGATCTTAATATTAATCCTTTAAGAGTGAAAAGTGAAGTTCCGGTAGATGCAGAAAGATTTGGGATGGCAAGAGAATTGAAACCCGCTTTCATGGATTTTCAGACCAAGCCTACAGCCAAAGAAGAG ACTGGAGCTTTGGTAGTGGAAATGAACCGAGTGAGCGAAGAAAACAGGAAGCTAACTGAAATGCTAACTGTGATGTGTGAGAGCTACAATGCTTTAAGAAGCCAGTTGATGGATTACATGAGCAAGAATGGAGAAAAGGAGCTTCTTGCCCCATCGAAGAAAAGAAAGTCTGAAAGCAGCAACAACAACGATAATAACATTGCAATGAATGGGCACTCTGAGAGCAGCTCAACTGATCAAGAATCATCCAAGAAACCAAGGGAAGAAGTCATTAAAGATAAGATTTCGAAGGCTTATGTCAGGACTGAAGCTGGTGATAAAAGCCTT ATTGTGAAAGATGGATATCAATGGAGGAAATATGGCCAAAAAGTCACAAGAGATAACCCTTGTCCAAGAGCTTACTTCAAGTGCTCTTTTGCTCCAAGCTGCCCTGTCAAAAAGAAG GTTCAAAGGAGTATCGATGACCAATCTGTTCTAGTGGCAACTTATGAAGGAGAGCACAACCATCCATATCCTTCAATGGAGGCAACATCAGGTTCAAACCGTAGTCTAACACGCGGTCCAGTACCCTGCATAGCCTCCCTAGCCTCATCTGGGCCAACCGTTACTCTTGATCTCGCAAAATCTAAGTCAAGCAATGATGACAGCAGTTCAAAACCAAGAGCGGATACGCCTGAAGTCCGGAAATTCTTGGTGGAGCAGATGGCCTCTTCGCTGACGAAAGATCCCAATTTCACAGCAGCACTGGCCGCAGCAATCTCAGGAAGAATGCTTCAGCAAAGTCATAGCGAGAAGTGGTGA